A window of Cryptomeria japonica chromosome 3, Sugi_1.0, whole genome shotgun sequence contains these coding sequences:
- the LOC131874041 gene encoding uncharacterized protein LOC131874041 gives MSSGGHRWILAAMDYFTKWVEAMPTRQAKSRTIINFLIDNVITRFGVTMRLIMDNAVNFRSEEFTDFCKTYGIIISHASLYHPQSNRLAESSNKSLMKSIKRTLGQKKKAWDSKLKMAIWADRITIKKAIGRSPFELVYGTHARLPMNNFLPVYKFIQVNDLEIFDPMKERMEQIMELHEIREDSHKKNPKLQ, from the coding sequence ATGTCAAGTGGTGGACATAGGTGGATACTTGCAGCTATGGATTACTTCACAAAGTGGGTGGAGGCTATGCCAACAAGACAAGCAAAAAGTAGAACAATCATCAATTTCTTGATTGATAATGTTATAACCAGATTTGGGGTCACAATGAGGCTGATCATGGACAATGCAGTGAATTTTAGATCAGAAGAGTTTACAGATTTCTGCAAGACATATGGAATtattatatcacatgcatcatTATACCATCCCCAAAGTAACAGACTAGCAGAATCTAGCAATAAGAGcttaatgaaaagcataaaaagaacatTAGGGCAGAAAAAGAAAGCATGGGATTCTAAATTGAAGATGGCAATATGGGCGGATAGGATTACGATTAAGAAAGCCATAGGGAGATCTCCCTTTGAACTAGTATATGGCACACATGCAAGGTTACCCATGAATAATTTCCTCCCTGTATACAAGTTTATTCAAGTGAATGATTTAGAAATTTTTGATCCCATGAAAGAGAGAATGGAACAAATCATGGAATTGCATGAAATCAGAGAAGATTCTCATAAAAAGAATCCGAAGTTGCAATAG